A window of Lytechinus variegatus isolate NC3 chromosome 15, Lvar_3.0, whole genome shotgun sequence contains these coding sequences:
- the LOC121429131 gene encoding probable G-protein coupled receptor 21 → MDNATNSPTIRSPHGLTSNDTSSVITVDSIANTTNQVFSDWVVNFADALKGNTTLTFPNDNQVEEANTYWISNAFNPSTPGLSTDGTLVNNSSTPGVDNEMPHWATILALLMMIVTCLLIIVGNVIVLIVFHYTPSLNNASGIFIKSLACADLGVGICCSFSIHSWFLQEWPYGDASCAITGYTLAVAVGVSIIGLACLSIDRYIAITRPLKYFTILTKTRARIIVIAVWLISAGIFLPSMFGWGTFHYNDHSYECSLHWEENVAFSFFIIAVLVVPALVISTFCYVHILKVSFVQTQQIERTGMMFKSPNQRESTRSSYERLLAKIFLVIISAFYVTWLPFVVTKTLRGLVDIHIPPAAMFFFSWLGIVNSFLNCIVYSIGHQSFRDGFVVMIRKSRRRASTYSSCFFTSNSRKKHHKKLKKKNGHLYSNGKERFIDVRPIPIPIKESSL, encoded by the coding sequence ATGGATAATGCAACAAATTCCCCCACCATCAGATCGCCTCATGGGTTAACATCAAATGACACATCTTCAGTCATAACAGTGGATAGCATAGCGAACACAACGAATCAGGTCTTCAGTGATTGGGTAGTGAACTTCGCTGATGCACTGAAGGGCAATACTACCCTGACATTCCCCAATGACAATCAAGTGGAAGAAGCCAATACTTACTGGATTTCAAACGCATTCAACCCTTCCACTCCTGGGCTTTCAACAGATGGAACACTGGTGAACAATTCAAGTACACCGGGTGTGGACAATGAAATGCCACACTGGGCAACGATACTGGCCCTTCTTATGATGATAGTGACGTGTCTCTTGATTATCGTTGGTAACGTGATAGTGCTGATTGTATTCCACTACACGCCATCACTGAACAATGCATCAGGAATCTTCATCAAGTCGCTGGCTTGCGCAGACCTGGGAGTGGGAATATGCTGCTCGTTTTCCATCCACTCGTGGTTCCTTCAGGAGTGGCCTTACGGAGATGCAAGTTGTGCAATAACTGGCTACACTCTGGCAGTAGCTGTAGGGGTTTCTATCATAGGACTGGCCTGCCTTAGCATTGACCGCTACATAGCAATCACCAGACCATTGAAATACTTCACCATCCTGACCAAGACAAGGGCGAGGATCATAGTGATAGCAGTATGGTTGATCAGTGCTGGGATATTCCTTCCATCCATGTTTGGATGGGGTACCTTCCATTACAATGACCATAGCTACGAGTGCTCCCTTCACTGGGAGGAGAATGTTGCCTTCTCATTCTTCATCATCGCTGTTCTAGTCGTGCCTGCTTTGGTCATCTCAACCTTCTGCTACGTTCACATCCTCAAGGTCAGCTTCGTACAAACCCAGCAAATTGAACGCACCGGAATGATGTTCAAATCGCCCAACCAACGGGAAAGTACTAGATCCAGCTATGAACGTCTCCTAGCAAAGATATTCCTTGTGATCATCAGTGCTTTCTATGTCACTTGGCTACCCTTCGTGGTGACCAAGACTCTCAGGGGTCTTGTAGACATTCACATTCCACCAGCAGCCATGTTCTTTTTCTCCTGGCTAGGCATCGTGAACAGTTTCCTTAACTGCATCGTCTACAGCATCGGTCATCAATCATTCCGAGATGGATTTGTAGTCATGATACGAAAAAGCCGTAGGAGAGCCTCAACTTACTCCTCTTGCTTCTTTACCTCAAACAGTCGCAAAAAGCATCACAAAAagttgaagaagaaaaatggaCATCTTTATTCCAATGGAAAGGAACGATTCATTGATGTGCGTCCAATACCAATTCCCATTAAAGAAAGCTCCTTATAA